One region of Roseovarius faecimaris genomic DNA includes:
- the nagZ gene encoding beta-N-acetylhexosaminidase, producing MSRYGATILDADELRLRSDERALFRDVNPFGFILFARNIDTPDQVRALCGDLREAVGREAPITIDQEGGRVQRLRAPLWREWLPPLEQVEATDRPEDAMYWRYRIIAHELRSIGIDSNCAPLVDVAGPDTHPFLRNRCYGTEAQAVAGIGRAVADAHLDGGVLPVLKHIPGHGRAVVDSHLDLPVVDAEPEELLDTDFAPFRALNDLPLGMTAHLVYSQLDDAPATLSPKVMQMIREDIGFDGLIMTDDISMKALRGSLEDNARASLAAGCDVVLHCNGTFAERVAVAEASGEMTDAAQARAERALAARKAPDEVDIAALEAKLSAVMNGPG from the coding sequence ATGAGCCGATACGGGGCCACGATCCTGGATGCGGACGAGTTGAGGCTGCGCTCGGATGAGCGGGCGCTTTTTCGCGATGTGAACCCGTTCGGGTTTATCCTTTTTGCCCGCAATATCGACACGCCGGATCAGGTGCGCGCCCTTTGCGGTGACCTGCGCGAGGCGGTGGGGCGCGAGGCGCCGATCACCATCGATCAGGAAGGCGGCCGGGTGCAGCGCCTGCGCGCGCCGCTCTGGCGCGAATGGCTGCCGCCGCTGGAGCAGGTGGAGGCAACGGACCGGCCCGAGGACGCGATGTACTGGCGTTACCGGATCATCGCGCATGAGTTGCGCAGCATCGGCATTGACAGCAATTGCGCGCCGCTGGTGGATGTGGCCGGACCGGACACGCATCCGTTTCTGCGCAACCGCTGCTATGGGACCGAGGCGCAGGCGGTGGCCGGAATCGGTCGTGCCGTGGCGGATGCACATCTCGATGGCGGGGTGTTGCCGGTGCTCAAGCATATCCCCGGCCACGGGCGGGCGGTGGTCGATAGCCACCTCGACCTGCCGGTGGTGGATGCCGAGCCCGAAGAGCTTCTGGACACCGATTTTGCCCCGTTCCGCGCCCTGAACGATCTGCCACTGGGGATGACGGCGCATCTGGTCTACAGCCAGCTTGACGATGCTCCCGCGACGCTCTCGCCCAAGGTGATGCAGATGATCCGCGAGGATATCGGCTTTGACGGGCTGATCATGACCGACGATATCTCGATGAAGGCGTTGCGCGGGTCGCTCGAGGACAACGCCCGCGCGTCTCTCGCCGCGGGCTGTGACGTGGTCCTGCATTGCAACGGCACCTTTGCCGAGCGCGTGGCCGTGGCCGAGGCGTCGGGAGAAATGACAGACGCGGCCCAGGCCCGGGCCGAGCGGGCACTGGCGGCCCGCAAAGCCCCTGACGAGGTTGACATTGCCGCGCTGGAGGCCAAGCTGTCCGCCGTCATGAACGGGCCGGGATAA
- a CDS encoding segregation and condensation protein A: protein MSDEDFDQIGRIESVAERMAAEALIVDVDGFEGPLDLLLTLGRTQKVDLRKISVLQLAQQYLAFVEKAKQLRIELAADYLVMAAWLAFLKSRLLLPPDPTEEGPSGEELAAHLAFQLERLQAMRDVAAKLMARDQLGRDFFARGIPEDVTQVRKITYTATLLDLMQGYARIRTKDEFRPYVMDRDSVFTLEQALERMRGLIGFAGTWTDISTYLPDGFTTDPARRRSATASTFAASLELAKEGKVELRQAETFAPLELRRKD from the coding sequence ATGTCGGACGAGGATTTTGATCAGATCGGGCGGATCGAAAGCGTCGCCGAGCGGATGGCCGCCGAGGCGCTCATTGTCGATGTGGACGGTTTTGAAGGGCCATTGGACCTGCTTCTGACGCTGGGGCGCACGCAGAAGGTGGATCTGCGCAAGATCTCGGTGCTGCAACTCGCTCAGCAATATCTGGCCTTCGTGGAAAAGGCCAAACAGCTGCGGATTGAGCTGGCCGCCGATTACCTGGTGATGGCGGCCTGGCTGGCGTTCCTGAAATCGCGCCTGTTGTTGCCGCCCGACCCGACGGAAGAGGGCCCATCGGGCGAGGAACTGGCGGCGCATCTGGCCTTTCAGCTTGAGCGGTTGCAGGCGATGCGCGATGTGGCGGCCAAACTGATGGCGCGCGATCAGCTGGGGCGCGACTTCTTTGCGCGCGGCATCCCCGAGGATGTCACCCAGGTGCGCAAGATCACCTATACCGCGACGCTGCTGGACCTGATGCAGGGCTATGCACGCATCCGCACAAAGGACGAGTTCCGCCCCTATGTGATGGACCGCGATTCCGTTTTCACGCTGGAGCAGGCGCTGGAGCGGATGCGCGGGCTGATCGGCTTTGCGGGGACATGGACGGATATTTCCACCTATCTGCCGGACGGGTTCACCACTGATCCGGCGCGTCGGCGCAGCGCCACGGCCTCGACCTTTGCCGCTTCGCTGGAGCTGGCGAAAGAGGGCAAGGTGGAGCTGCGCCAGGCCGAGACATTCGCGCCGCTTGAATTGCGGCGGAAGGATTAA
- the scpB gene encoding SMC-Scp complex subunit ScpB, which yields MSEEIDQKEESLFEAPPMAEQERMVEAILFATAEPVTVRELEARMPHGSDPAEALVYLRKRYEGRGVQVVRVGDAWAIRTAPDLGFLMQRETVETRKLSRAAIETLAIIAYHQPVTRAEIEEIRGVSVSRGTVDQLLEMEWIRFGRRRMTPGRPVTFVVTQGFLDHFGLENARDLPGLKELRAAGLLENRPPPGSMPQLGEGDVDAEEETDEGQNELFED from the coding sequence ATGTCGGAAGAGATTGACCAAAAAGAAGAAAGCCTGTTCGAGGCGCCGCCCATGGCCGAGCAGGAGCGGATGGTGGAGGCGATCCTGTTTGCCACCGCCGAGCCGGTCACGGTGCGCGAGTTGGAAGCGCGGATGCCGCATGGCAGCGACCCGGCGGAGGCGCTTGTCTATCTGCGCAAACGTTATGAGGGGCGCGGCGTGCAGGTGGTGCGCGTGGGGGATGCCTGGGCCATCCGCACTGCGCCCGATCTGGGCTTTCTGATGCAGCGCGAGACGGTCGAGACGCGCAAGCTGAGCCGGGCGGCGATCGAGACGCTGGCAATCATTGCCTATCATCAGCCGGTCACGCGCGCGGAGATCGAGGAAATCCGTGGCGTGAGCGTCAGCCGGGGCACGGTCGATCAGCTTCTGGAGATGGAGTGGATCCGCTTTGGTCGCCGCCGCATGACACCGGGCCGTCCGGTGACTTTCGTGGTGACGCAGGGGTTTCTGGATCATTTCGGGCTGGAGAACGCCCGCGATCTGCCCGGGCTCAAGGAATTGCGCGCCGCTGGCCTGCTGGAAAACCGCCCGCCGCCGGGCTCCATGCCGCAACTGGGCGAGGGCGATGTGGATGCCGAGGAAGAGACAGACGAAGGCCAGAACGAGCTTTTTGAGGATTAA